One part of the Solea solea chromosome 1, fSolSol10.1, whole genome shotgun sequence genome encodes these proteins:
- the LOC131467990 gene encoding HERV-H LTR-associating protein 1 — protein sequence MASSQRSTPPRPCLSFIIGVFITLLLILLSSVFRPQQQEDRHTRDVLDATEFPAEHIDPAAIDLTPLVNTLINSSQSGSRQLFSLLSVTSYSSLALHKLTLLLYNISSVRRVESDMFRRRFCYCVTNDTNDLTDFTAVLLDVIGNSTSFHELFKSASILSVSQRNCSDCTYICVMAGHTREVLPQLWGVDSMSPLFNQTIVEGPHGDWNHPPHNLSHMTASGVSALSISRVHDATDHVSSTSKDDSAKMAATRLQTTIRPQSQTTAGDAETTQTLQTHRATLHSVTAAMSMTTTSTEVVMTTGRLTTTSKTVESPGCPWRKPQLTGERTSSRAATMTTAAMMGTVGVHKLQPCVLELCSFFSQCLCRQAQHGTNTRRFCDESHVWYEKHTSEVCRRVRRISFSRNLKQRCLTKMCDKL from the exons ATGGCCTCCTCACAGAGATCTACACCACCACGTCCATGTCTCAGTTTCATCATCGGTGTCTTCATCACTTtactcctcatcctcctcagcTCAG TTTTTAGACcccagcagcaggaggacagacaCACCAGAGACGTCCTGGACGCTACAG AATTCCCGGCAGAGCACATCGACCCCGCGGCCATCGACCTCACGCCACTCGTCAATACGCTCATAAATTCAAGCCAATCAG GTTCTCGTcagctcttctctctcctcagtGTGACGTCCTACAGTTCTCTGGCTCTGCACAAACTCACGCTGCTTCTCTACAACA TTTCCAGTGTGAGACGAGTGGAGAGCGACATGTTCAGAAGAAGATTCTGTTACTGCGTCACCAACGACACCAACGATTTAACCG attTCACTGCAGTGTTGTTGGACGTGATCGGAAACTCCACAAGTTTCCACGAGCTTTTTAAATCTGCCTCCATATTatcag tgagtcagaggaacTGCTCTGACTGTACGTACATCTGTGTGATGGCAGGTCACACACGTGA AGTGTTACCGCAGCTTTGGGGCGTCGACTCCATGTCTCCACTTTTCAACCAGACGATTGTTGAAGGACCGCACGGAG ACTGGAACCACCCACCTCACAACCTCAGTCACATGACTGCGTCTGGAGTGAGCGCCTTGTCCATCAGCAGAGTCCACGACGCCACAGACCACG TTTCGTCCACGTCCAAGGATGACTCAGCAAAGATGGCCGCCACACGACTACAAACAACCATCAGGCCTCAAAGTCAAACCACAGCGGGCGACGCAGAGACGACACAGacgttacaaacacacagagcgaCGCTACATTCAGTGACCGCCGCCATGTCCATGACCACCACCTCAACTGAGGTCGTCATGACGACGGGACGACTGACGACAACCAGCAAGACTGTGGAGTCACCAG GCTGTCCGTGGAGAAAGCCGCAGCTGACGGGAGAGCGGACATCCAGCAGGGCGGCGACAATGACAACGGCGGCGATGATGGGGACGGTGGGCGTCCACAAGCTGCAGCCGTGTGTCCTGGAGCTCTGCAGCTTcttctctcagtgtctctgcagACAAGCACAGCATGGGACAAACACGAGGAG GTTCTGTGACGAGAGCCACGTCTGGTACGAGAAACACACCTCGGAGGTCTGTCGCCGCGTCAGAAGAATCTCCTTCTCCAGAA ATCTGAAGCAGAGATGTCTGACAAAGATGTGCGATAAACTGTGA